A section of the Centroberyx gerrardi isolate f3 chromosome 8, fCenGer3.hap1.cur.20231027, whole genome shotgun sequence genome encodes:
- the ubac1 gene encoding ubiquitin-associated domain-containing protein 1, whose protein sequence is MFVQEEKIFAGKVLKIHICTMEGTEWLEEVTEDTTVEKLKEKCLKHYVHGSLEDPKTLTHHKLIHAATERILTDTKTVADENLKDKDVLLLIKKRPPPTPPKLADISTEEKKKQDNKAPDKDAILKATASLSTRHTDRTVTQHNIRDFQTELRKILVSLIEVAQKLLALNPDAVELFKKANAMLDEDEEDRVDETALQQLTEMGFPESRAIKALRLNHMSVTQAMEWLIEHVDDPSVDTPIPGQDSSGAAGATAAATPGPSVSAAAAASASGPHLLRSLSQSSTEESTRQDELTEIFKRIRRKREFRPDSRAVIALMEMGFDEKEVIDALRVNNNQQDAACEWLLGDRKPSPEDLDKGIDTNSPLFQAILENPVVQLGLTNPKTLLAFEDMLENPLNSTQWMNDPETGPVMLQISRIFQTLNRT, encoded by the exons CTACTGTGGAGAAACTCAAAGAGAAGTGCTTGAAACAT TATGTCCATGGAAGTCTAGAAGACCCCAAAACACTCACCCACCATAAACTCATCCACGCTGCTACAGAGAGAATCCTCACCGACACTAAAACAGTTGCTGATGAAAATCTCAAAGATAAAG ACGTCTTGCTGCTGATAAAGAAAAGACCGCCACCAACCCCTCCAAAGTTGGCAGACATATCCACAGAGGAAAAG AAGAAGCAAGACAACAAGGCTCCGGACAAAGATGCTATCCTGAAAGCCACCGCCAGCCTGTCCACCCGTCACACCGACCGCACCGTCACCCAGCACAACATTAGAGAC TTTCAGACGGAGCTTAGAAAAATCCTGGTCTCTCTCATTGAAGTGGCCCAGAAACTTCTCGCCTTGAACCCCGATGCTGTTGAACTCTTCAAAAAGGCCAATG ccatgttggatgaGGACGAAGAGGATCGGGTGGATGAAACGGCCCTTCAGCAGCTCACTGAGATGGGTTTCCCTGAGAGCAGAGCCATCAAGGCTCTCCGATTGAACCA CATGTCGGTGACCCAGGCCATGGAGTGGCTGATCGAGCATGTGGACGACCCGTCGGTGGACACGCCTATACCTGGCCAGGACTCCTCTGGGGCAGCGGGAGCCACGGCCGCCGCCACACCAGGCCCCTCTGTCTCCGCCGCGGCCGCGGCCTCGGCCTCGGGCCCTCACCTCCTCCGCAGCCTTTCCCAGTCCAGCACAGAGGAGAGCACCAGGCAGGACGAGCTCACAGAGATCTTCAAGAGGATTCGCAGGAAACGAGAGTTCAGGCCCGACTCGAGA GCTGTGATTGCATTGATGGAGATGGGCTTCGATGAGAAGGAGGTGATCGATGCTCTGAGAGTCAATAACAACCAACAGGATGCTGCG TGCGAGTGGCTGCTGGGGGACAGGAAACCTTCTCCAGAGGACCTGGACAAAGGCATCGACACCAACAGCCCGCTGTTCCAAGCCATTCTGGAGAACCCAGTGGTCCAGCTGGGCCTAACCAATCCCAAGACTCTGCTCG cttTTGAAGACATGCTGGAGAATCCGCTGAACAGCACCCAGTGGATGAACGACCCCGAGACCGGACCCGTCATGCTCCAAATTTCCAGAATCTTCCAGACCCTCAATCGCACGTAG